TTCCCTAGACAGTGCTATTGATCTCCCGGTATCTACTGGGGATCAGTTGCGACTGGATAGGTTttttgaatttcttttttccccccctcATTTGAATGATTCTTTTCgcttcatctttcttcagtgtttgttgatcttggcaCATGAAAAGAGCAGGGGCGACCATGACTGAGGGAAAGGACGCGCTTGCACACTTTGTACGTTATTCCTCGTCATAGACTGTGTCCCTAGTATTACCGCCTAAGGATGGAGATCTTACAGACGCGACATTTATATACCCATAATGTCAAGGCAACTTTGGTTCCACGTTTGAGCTCTTTCGTAAATGCCACCAATACGAACGTAAACTTCCGTTTCCAGCTTGAAGTCCGAAGAGCAAATTCTTATTAGTACGAGAGAGCATGAAACCTGTGTGGACATAACTCGAGGTAAGACAAGACCGATAGGTTGAACCTCGCAACAATTGTACTTAATGGTATCCACACTAAAACCTTTTGAACCATGCGGCTGCAGATCCTTATGGCGGGCCACCCTGTCCTATGTATGCTGTcctactataaaaattaggGTTTCCTGAAAAGGATCCACATGAGGGTCAATATCCTTCACTTGCTGCTCTGCCATTGGCCAAAGACCCACATTTCTGGAATACGAACGCGGACTTCCCTTTCTGGAAGTGGGTAACATAGCCCTATGGACCTTCCATGAGGTAAAACGGAAGGTTATGATCCTAAAAAGGAGCGAAGTGGATGAATAGAGATTCCAGTCTTTCTGTTGATATTTAACCCCTGTGGTGCCCAGGCTCAAACAGGGACACACGCAGATTCGTTTTCTATTTTCCGCGGCCAAAGAACTCAACCTATATAACCGGGCCTTCTACACTCCTTCCTGATCTCCTAAAAATATTAACCTCAGCCCCCCACACTCCTTACCGCAGAGCTATAAGAATTCTATCGCTCTCATCACACTCGCTTAGATCTGCTATCCAATCCAGCTGCGCCATTGCAAAATGCCCGAAGCAACAGAGAAAATCTACCGCTCCTGGCCTCATGGACCCCCGACATACTCACAAGCCAACCCGAGTCATTCGCGAGATATCACGCAGAACCCGGACTGGAACTATTCCCTCTTTGACTGTTGCGACCCAGGCTCACTGTGTAAGACAGACACCGCCAACACTCCCTCGAAACAGGACATCACCCCCTAACACATGGGATCTTTCCAAACCTCTAGGCCTGATGAGCTGGTGTCTTCCATGCCTGACATTCGGCAAAACCCAAGCCAGGAACCACGATGCTACCTTGAACGGTTTTAGCTATTGCAACGCAGACGTAAGTCAATCCGAGACttcaaacaaaaaaaggacACCTGCTGACGAGCGGTATAGTGCACGATTTTCACAGGTCTCGGCCTCATCTACTCCCATTGGATCATCCAGACTATCAGACGCGGTGAGATGCGTGAACGCTACGGTATCAAGGGCAGTTGTTGTGGGGATGGCTGTGCGACGtttttctgttcttgttGCGCTCTGGTtcaggaggagaaggaggctgaGTTGCGGACGAGAGCTGAGTTGGGGTATCAGATGACGCCGGGGATGGAGTATAAATGAGGTCTGATAATATGGGAGATGGTATGGGCCTTGACTGGTTACTTTTCGTTCTTTACTggactttctttttctatggcatttcttttgtttctctttttatttactcCTTCGTTGATTTAATcatatttcctttctataCAGAGGTTGTTTATAGTACCCACTGGTCCAGCCATGTCTGCACCAAGCTAGAATCTATGGGACCAAGAGCTCGAAATGTGGGGCTCGCTGCGCTGGCCTTGTTTGTTTCGAACTGAAGAAAGCTATCATCACCATTGCTGCGGGCTAGCCGCTCGTAGAAGCTCAGAAGCTTGTAGGCTGGCCTGTCCTCAACAATGGCAGCATCTGTTTCGCCAAGTGCCCGAACCCAGCCCCGTAGACTCACGAGATTTGCTCCGATGCGCCTCTGAATTGTTGGTAAAAGTGTAGCCCAGGTTGTTCTCGTCGGATTGACTAGATTTATGACACTTGCAGGGATACCTTTCTTACCATCTTGACCGCACTGAATGATTTCTAGGACGACCTGGGCCAGTGTATTCTGCACCTATTAGTGAATGCAGTTCAAAGATAGAGGTTACTTACAACAGGAATCCACTCAACCGGCATATCCAACGACTCAGGTATAGAACCCATCGACTTCGAAGTAAAgaccaaagaaggaaaccACTCGTCCAGATTCCAATATCCCCCAGACTTTGTTGTTGGTCCCGCAACTTGCCCGACTCGCAAGATAGTTACCGGAACACTAGAACGAGTAGATGCAGCCAAACAGATATTCTCGGCTACGTACTTCGATTGGCCATACCCTTGTAACGGAGGCTCGACCGTATCCGGTAGAATATCCTCTGGGATCTTTCCCCTCGATGGATCCCAGCCGGATGTCGTGGCAATTGAGGACACAAAGTACATATGCGCTGTTTTTGGGCTGGATATGCATAGGTCCAGTAGGTTGCGCGTGCCCCGTATGTGATCTTTCTCGAATGAGTGGACGGATAAGTTAAAGTCTACTTTCCAGGCGTTGTGCACGATGGCGTCTGTTTTATTCAGGAGTTCGGTGTATTTGCTTTGGGATAAGCCTAGGGTTTTATCATCGAGGTTTGTTGTGAGAAATTCGGCTTTGGGTGATAATAATGCTTTCACATTTAGTTGTCTGTCGTGGAATGAGGACCTCTGTCTTTCGAAGGCGTCGGATGATCTGTTTAGGCAGTAGACTTTCTGAATCGAAGGTTCTGATAATAGTACGTCAAGGAGATAGCTTCCGAGTGAGCCGGTTGATCCTGTGAGTATAATATTGGACTGAGAAGGAACCTGTAGAGCTTTGTGCTCTATCTTTGGAAGTGAGGCAGTGTATTTGTTCGTGATATGTTTCAACGTCGCTTGCACGTCTTCGACTTTGTCTTCTGCTTCACCGTTACTGACGTTTCCTTCTATAGCATTCGACAGATATGCGCTAAGGCTCTTGATAGTGCAGTATCTGTAAATTACCTGGGGATCAATATGTATCCCACGACTCTCTTTCGAACCCATACTGATGCCCCGGGTAACGATCCGAGCCATTCGAATCACCTGCAGTGAGTCCAACCCAGTCGCAAAGAAGTCCGTGTCTTCCTCGAGTTCGAGATTCGGGGAAACAGAAGACACTACCTGCCGTATGAAAGTCTGCACATCATCACCCTGAAAGGCATCACTCGAAGATCCCACTGGGTTCAGAGGGTCATCATCCCCCAAGGCCGATATCTCAGATTCATAGTCCTTGCAGACCAACGCACGTCTCAGTGTCCCTTTAGCATTCATCTGAAACGGTTTCTCACGGCTCGCTATTCCAATTCTATCCTTCTCAATGTAAGCATACCCCGGCCCCTGCTTATTCGCAGCCTCAACACTATCCCAGATCTCATCGATAAAACCATCATCCAGGTCCCGGTCCCCAAACTTGTCCCAGTCCGGTTCCACTAAAAGCACACATTCAGTCATCCCCCGGCCAGCGATCATAGCGTTACGCACGAGATCATGACCTTCGATGGCCGCCTCCATCTCAATAGGATTAACCTTTTCTCCATTCCCAAGGACGATTATATCATCTGTTCTGCTTTCAAACCGCCACAATCCACCTTCCGTGGGATGTTTCGAAAACAGATCCTTGGTCCTCCATTCCTGCAGCTCGGGGAAAACATGAAAGACCCCATGAAGCAGACGGCTATCCGGTGATCGACGAATGACCATCTCATATAAACCCTCCTCGTGTAGCTCCATATGTATATCAGGGTAATAGGGCCATTGGTAATATTTCCAATCCTCGGGTGTCGCCTTCGATTTTGTCGGCGGGATGTGTCCCAACTCCGTGGATCCGATGCAAGGGATCAGCTTGCAATATTTAGAAATTGTATCACCGGCCTCGGCGGAAAGTGGCCCGCCGGCCAAAGATCACGTACTCGGTCTTTGAGAGCGTCTTGAGTGCCTGTGGTGTCCTGCTCATGTCTTGTAGTAGAGATGGTGGGATGACTGCGCCTCGTGGACGAAGTGTCGATAGTGCGTCGAGTACGGAATCGATGTCCGGCTTGGAGGAGTAGTGGATTATCTGGTGGCCGTGGAAAATGGCGTCTATGATGGTGGTAAACCCGGCTATATGGAAGAGAGGACTCATTCCGAACATTGAGTCGCCTTTTTCTACACAGTTCCATAATCCACATGTACAGTCCGAGGGTGTACCGGGTGGTGCGCCTCTGTCCAACACGGAGAAATATCCATGTGTCAATGGGACGGGTTTCGGGTGTCCTGGATTTCGTTGCTTAATATTAGTTAACATAGAATGAAGTCCATAGATGCATACCTGTTGTCCCGGAGGAGTGCAAGATCACGAAGgtttcatcttcagcttcttgatatGTTTTGTGGTACGGGTAGTGGGAAACGCTACTAGTCAAAAGATCATCAAGGGACGGAAACTGCCAGACTTGTAAATCCGGTACGAGCGCTTGTCCGTGTGCTGGGTGAGATTGACCACCCCATAGAAGACAGTTACAACCAACGGCATCGAGGAGATGCGCATTTGCTTCGGCGGAGTTGCGTGTGGATGGGAGGAATGTCTATGTCTGTCAGTGTGGGATACTTTTTATTATGACGTGCTGGCTATTAACCTTATAGCCCACTTTTGCGAGAGCAATAGCACATATCACGTATCGGATATCGTTTGGGCCCATGTAAGCAACTGTCGTCGTGTCGCAGTGCTCAGTAACTGTCTGCTCGAACCACCAGGCAACATGGTTCACTGCTTGTGCTAGTTGTCTTTTGGTGAGTGGTATCCATTGATTTGGAATGTTGTCTTTTAGTATCAGACCGAAGGTGCCATTAGGGTTGGTTTCGGCGTCATTGTCCACAATATGGGGAAGTAGACGATTTCCAACTGCGGTGGCCATGTTGACTGTATTGGCGGTTTTAGGTTTGTTCAGTGGGTGATTTGGCAATGTAActcatatatataatcaGCTGCTCAATTTCTTATGTCAACCTTTTGGACGTGTAGCTAGTGACCTGGCACGCAACGTCTTTTAAGTAATGATATGTTGGCATTACTTGGTTATAGAAATAGACACATCACTGCCCAGGACAAAACCTGAATCTTGCCAGACCAGGTCGGGTTCAAGGTATTGGGTTCTTGGTTCAGTCCGAAACTTTCATCCTTGATGGGTGGTTAAGGTTTAGAAAGTGTACTTGGCCAAGTCGGGAGGAGCCAGAACAGGATGTGCTGCCATAAGAGCCAGGAATGTGGCTTGAGGCATTAGAGACCGAGGAATTAGAGGAACGAGTCGAGAACTAGAGCTCAATTACCATCTTCCCGGTTGTCCTTCTGGTGATTCGCCATAGCGTATTGCTTAGGATAGCTACATCCCTGCTGAAGACCCGATGAGACATATAGCCTCCCAGCCCGGTATTCTTAAACTATTCTAAACATGGAAATTAAAGAGACAAAAGACACACcctatattataatttgaTCTCAAGTGTATTTCTTAGGCATCAACATTGGACTCCTCAACAATAacccctttccctttttccttccgGCCAACTAGCCACTCTACAAGTTCAATACCAAACCCAGTCCAGAGCGTCAATATAATCACAAAGCACAGTCCACTCACCCAGCCATGAGTCCTTGTGAAAGTCGGCGCCTCTCCACTGGGAAACTGTAATTGTTGAAACGGAATGACAACCGCCTGACCCAAACTAACCATGAAAGCCAAGGTAAAAGCCCGAAGTTGCTGATCTCCACCACAGGAGCTATTAACCCATCCAGCCAATAGAGGCGTATAGCATCCATAACAACCAGAGAGTATAAAAGCAGCCATCTTGAGATGGCGAGACGCGGGCCACGCCGTGAAAACAGCAAAGCAGAATGTTAACAAACACCCGACGGCGAAGCAGACAGGACCACGCCGCCCGATCTTGTCTGCGACAAAGCCCGATGtcaacatgaagaagaaattgACTGCCCCCAGCGCggtggggatgttgttgatttgTGGTACTGAGTAGACGTTGAGTGACTTTAGCCAGATGCTGAAGTATTGCGTGACATATGACCCGCAGGTCAGGGTCCAGAAGGCGTAGCCGAGGGAGAAGGTGTATAGTTGCCAGGAGGCGAGGATTCGCGTGAATACTGTGCCGTCCATCTTTCCAACTGGTGTACGCCCTTCCTCTGAGATTCGGGAGCGCGCCCGTTCTCTTTCGCTTTCGGATAGGTAGAATGCGGTGGTGTTCTCGGGTGTGTCTGGGTAGAAAATGATGCCGTAGATGGCTACGGGCACGGCGAGGACGAAGTCGAAAATGAAGAGCCATCGCCATGATGACATGCCCCCTTTGCCCTCCATGCCAGTGAACAGGGCTGACTGCAGGTAGCCCGAGAACATCTGGCCGAGGACGCCAGACATGACGAAAAGGCCGCTACGACGTGCCATTTCGGACTTGCGATACCAGCAGCCCAGCACATATTGTACACCTGGCCATGCGGCTGACTCGAAAAATCCAATGCAGAATCTCAGCCCGTAGAACTGAGAGGCCGTATTGCatttgaaaaggaaaagtacGAACAGAGACCACGCCACTAAGCAGCCCGGCAGCCAGAACCGCGGTCGAATAACCGTTAATGCAAGATTCGACAGAGGGCCGCCGACAATCTGGCCGATATTAAAGTAAGTGTTCATCCAGCTGAGCTCGTTCCCTGGACCGAAGCCTAGCTCCTCCTTCATGCCAGAGACGTACGCATTGGAGATATTGTTGCCATCTAGCTGCTTAATGAAGAAGTATAGGCAGCTGAAACTTAGCAAGAACCAATCTAGTTTGAAGATGAGCTTTTTGTCTGCCTTTGAGGTGCCTGGCTCATGCCAGTGAAACCAGCGGCGCTCGTTCAAAATTGATATAGAGTTGTCACTCTCAGTTGTGGGTTTGTCCTGACTTCGCGAGATGGTAGTAAACGGCTCTTTGTGGTCAATGAAGCCATTGGGTAAGACGGTGGGATCGCCATTTTCTGGCCGTGCCGCGTTTTGTCGTCTCATGGTTGACTCCAAGCCAGGAATATTCTATGGCGACGAGGGAGAGGGGGAACGTAACAGTCTCGGTCATGGGACGAAGCACGGCAACCTATATACTCATTCTAGATATAGGATGAGTTAAAGGTACTGGAACAGACTTCAATAGAGAAGCTATAAACGCCCACATTCAACACTATGTCTATGCGACCGTCACTATCCAGGTTAGCCACGAATGGTCTGGCCTCCATATCGAACAAGCGGCCGCTAAGGTACAGATAATCTTTACAACATTCGATGCAGAGATCACGCAAGATTCGCCCACTGATAATCAAGTCGGTTACGTGCTTGAGCCGAATAGGAAATTACCGGCGTGGGGCCGATGGTGCATGAAGCGAAGCGAAACTAGGCTCTAGTGCTAATTCTTAGCGGAAACTTAGCTATGTCTATCGTCAGAATACGGCTATTTATCAGGCCAGCTGATGTAGGTAATGGTAGGCAAGATTTCGGCGTTCTGTCCTAGTATTCCCTGCCTTGTCTCATCATGGTTGAGTTCGTCACCATTAACGGCGCACAGTTAGCCTACCGGTTGGCTGGCCCTGCCAATGCGCCCTTAATAGTGACCCTGCATGGCGGTCGGGGCTTTGGTAGGCTACAATTGTCATCTTTGAATTTGTGATTTTAGTGCTAATATGACGTTGCTGTCTACTGTTTGATTGAGTAGGCGATCACAAGTCGGACTTTCACGCATTTCTGCCGCTATCCTCAGACTATCGACTACTATCATTTGATTTTCGCGGCCATGGTAGAAGCTCTCGGACTGAGCCTTACAGCTTCCGACAACTAGTAGAGGATATCGAAGGATTGCGACGGCACTTCGTGGGTGGCGAGAATCCTTGCATCATATGCGGTGGAAGCTTTGGTGGATTTCTTGCTCAACAATATGCCATTACTTATCCTTCGCATGTTTCACACCTCATACTCCGAGGCACGGCGCCATCTCATCATCGTAAGTAGCACTCTAACGGGACGGGGCCAGAATTGTCTGTTTCGGTGAGATGGAGCATGAACTGAACACTCTTAGACGAAGCAGAAGCGATTCAAGTCCTGGAGGGCCGCATGCATCGCGCACCTGGTCTCTCCACGCGGATGTTGCGAGACAAAATTTTTGGCCAGTTTGGCAGTGATCTTGAGTTCCAACTCATCATGTATGCAGCCGCTCCGCTTTACAGCGAGTCCTTCAATGCGGATATCGCCTTTGGTCGCAATCTAGACACCGTATTCTACGCCAAGTCACACAGTAGGTAGAATATGCTCTTTGTCAAGCTCCATACTGACTAGAAAGCAGATGATCTCTATGCAGAGCCGGAGAAGTTCTTTGACTATAGAGACGATCTCTCAACTGTGACAGCGAAAACCTTGATAATTGTCGGCGAGCGGGACTGGATTTGCCCACCGGCGCAGTCGCGGGTCATTGCGTCCCTGATTCCAAATGCTCACTTGGAGGTTATTCAAGATGCAAATCATTCGGTTCATGTCGAGAAGAATGCTGAGGTCATTGGGCACATTCGAAAGCATTTGATGCGGCCTGCAGCGATCTCGTAACATAACCACGCTTTCTGTACCCTTGGGGTTACGGGCACAAAGTGTGGAAAGTCCCGAGGGACTTTTAAATGGACGTTAATGGCTACCTTACAAGAAGTCCCATCCGACTTCCCCAACTAATGGTGAGGACAAAGCTGCAATATCCCTCGTCACGGCAGCATCAGTTGACGACGAGGTATCCGGCCGAGAGCTCGAGCTGATTGCCTCCACATCCCAGCCTTCTATGAATTGATAGCAGTTTGCCTTCCCCATGATGCGTCCACCTACTTCAATCAACTGCGCTCGAAGTGAAAGCACGCGTGGATAAAGTGATGGCTGTGCGGCATGTCGCAAGACGGGTGTTGTTTGTAATGTCACAAGACAGCTGGCAGATCGGCTTTCGTACATAGAGACCACAGAAGCAAAGTCTGTCATAATTTTTGCCAAGGATCTGGCATGCTCCCACCCGCTGGAGAAGCTCTGAAGTATTGCTATACAGCTTTGTATCTCTTGCTTGGCTGAAAACACCATGGCCGTCGTATGACCAAAGCAGTAAAGCAGGACGAGACATGCAGGGACGAATCGGGTCAACGTTATGTAGTTAAGCGGCAGTTGCCCTAGTTCCAATAATGCCTGACTGTAATGGATATATTTCTGAACAACGTTGAGGAGGTGTTCATGAGATCCGGGACGTGATGGTTGATTGAACGGTGTCGGATAGTATATCAACATCAGTAGTTGATAATAACGTGCGTTAAGCCAGGCCATGGTGTCATGGATCCTCACATTACTTGGTTCTGGGCGGGATATTAAACAGCCATCACTGTACCAGTTATCCACAGCGTAATGAAGCTCGCTAATGATAGCGGCGCGATCGGAAGGGGTCAAGGAACGGACATCTGCTCGAGGACGTAGAAAGATCGCATCCGTGATTTTGCTCTCAAGACGACGCAGCTGGATGACATGTCGTGTTACCAGTAACATACTCGAAACTTCTGCTCGCTGTGCTGAAGCAAATTCAGTAACTGTTACAGCTGGCAATGGGATGTGAGCGTCCGGCACAAACAGCCCCGGAGGCTGTCCGACAGAGGACGCGACCATGCGATCCAGTACGTAAATACTCCAAAAGAGTCGATTCGACGGCTCGTCTGCTGGCGAGGTTTGATCTACATTCGTTGTACGCTGTAAAGTCAGACCCTGTGCCATGGCTTGCCGGGTCAGGATTCCAACAGTTGTCCATGGACCAGGACCGTGAGGATCAAACAGCGAATACAAGGCCAGTAGTAGAAGAATTTGTACTGAATCAATGCTTTCATTCTCCATGCAATATTGGAGAATAATGGAGTACGGTAGTTTAACCTCTTCCCCGGTCAGGGGGCTAAGTTTGCCTGATCGCTGAAGCGTCGTCCGCCCGATGGCGTGGATAAGGTATAGCATCTGGCCTCTCATTAGTTAAGTCTTTCTACTACTCATTTCTTGTATTCTCTGGGGTGATGGTAATTTATGGAGACAAACTCACCATGGAGTCAGCATCATTCTCGATCAACACGACGTTCACATTGGCACTCTGAACTTGCATAATTCGTGTTTTATCGACGAATGGGTATGCCCGATGAACGTGGTGAAAATAAGCATTAAGACATGCCAGCGACTGTGGTCCTTTGCTGTCTATCCCTTTCCAGATCATCACTGAAgtccccttcttctgttctgcATTGTCAGGCTCATTGTCAAGGGACGAGCTTGTATTTTGAGCTTGACTATTATGCTGAAACTGGACCGGATTTCTAGGAGAGCCCCTTTCCCCTGCACCCTCGTCGACAGCTTGTGACGCTTCCTTCTGTTTTGGTGGCATATTCTGGCCCACGGTCGCTCCAGGTATGTTGTCCTCAATGTACTGCGTGAGCCATTGAATCCGAGCATGAAGGACCTCTGGCGACGACGCAGCCATCCTATCAGACGCGAAATACGAGCATTTCCGTCCTGCGTCCGCACAAGTCCTGCAGGAAGGTAGAGTTTTACTACATTTCTTCTTGTACTGGCGGCAGCGGTTGCAGGCTGGGGGAGGATACGCATACGGCCACCGCTGCTCCGGCTGCCTCTCAGCCCCATCGCGATCGGGACTGGATTGATTTAATCGATAGCGTTGAGTATGGTATTTCATTGCTGGTGGATAATCTGCACCTCTCGGAAATCAACCATTGGGGGTAGCGAATGCAGTCGTTGGGATCGGCTCCATATCCGCCATCATTCTGAGCAGTCGCCCAGTTCTAATCGATTGTTCAACGACCTGCGGGGTTTGGGATTGCAACATTTGGTCGGAGAACCACGTCAATCCAGCCTAAAAGTGTGTGCTCGGACGCTCCACAGCTGAAGTGGAGTCTGATGGGCCAGTCAGATATCTATCCTGTATATCAATCATCCCGCTATCGCAGTGTTACCGGAGTGTCTCCGACGAGATTATCCTATTCAGGTAAATCACCCCCGACTTCACACATATCGAAAAGTGC
This Aspergillus flavus chromosome 1, complete sequence DNA region includes the following protein-coding sequences:
- a CDS encoding fungal-specific transcription factor domain-containing protein; translation: MKYHTQRYRLNQSSPDRDGAERQPEQRWPYAYPPPACNRCRQYKKKCSKTLPSCRTCADAGRKCSYFASDRMAASSPEVLHARIQWLTQYIEDNIPGATVGQNMPPKQKEASQAVDEGAGERGSPRNPVQFQHNSQAQNTSSSLDNEPDNAEQKKGTSVMIWKGIDSKGPQSLACLNAYFHHVHRAYPFVDKTRIMQVQSANVNVVLIENDADSMMLYLIHAIGRTTLQRSGKLSPLTGEEVKLPYSIILQYCMENESIDSVQILLLLALYSLFDPHGPGPWTTVGILTRQAMAQGLTLQRTTNVDQTSPADEPSNRLFWSIYVLDRMVASSVGQPPGLFVPDAHIPLPAVTVTEFASAQRAEVSSMLLVTRHVIQLRRLESKITDAIFLRPRADVRSLTPSDRAAIISELHYAVDNWYSDGCLISRPEPSNVRIHDTMAWLNARYYQLLMLIYYPTPFNQPSRPGSHEHLLNVVQKYIHYSQALLELGQLPLNYITLTRFVPACLVLLYCFGHTTAMVFSAKQEIQSCIAILQSFSSGWEHARSLAKIMTDFASVVSMYESRSASCLVTLQTTPVLRHAAQPSLYPRVLSLRAQLIEVGGRIMGKANCYQFIEGWDVEAISSSSRPDTSSSTDAAVTRDIAALSSPLVGEVGWDFL
- a CDS encoding putative dehydrogenase domain protein; translated protein: MATAVGNRLLPHIVDNDAETNPNGTFGLILKDNIPNQWIPLTKRQLAQAVNHVAWWFEQTVTEHCDTTTVAYMGPNDIRYVICAIALAKVGYKVNSQHTFLPSTRNSAEANAHLLDAVGCNCLLWGGQSHPAHGQALVPDLQVWQFPSLDDLLTSSVSHYPYHKTYQEAEDETFVILHSSGTTGHPKPVPLTHGYFSVLDRGAPPGTPSDCTCGLWNCVEKGDSMFGMSPLFHIAGFTTIIDAIFHGHQIIHYSSKPDIDSVLDALSTLRPRGAVIPPSLLQDMSRTPQALKTLSKTEYAGDTISKYCKLIPCIGSTELGHIPPTKSKATPEDWKYYQWPYYPDIHMELHEEGLYEMVIRRSPDSRLLHGVFHVFPELQEWRTKDLFSKHPTEGGLWRFESRTDDIIVLGNGEKVNPIEMEAAIEGHDLVRNAMIAGRGMTECVLLVEPDWDKFGDRDLDDGFIDEIWDSVEAANKQGPGYAYIEKDRIGIASREKPFQMNAKGTLRRALVCKDYESEISALGDDDPLNPVGSSSDAFQGDDVQTFIRQVVSSVSPNLELEEDTDFFATGLDSLQVIRMARIVTRGISMGSKESRGIHIDPQVIYRYCTIKSLSAYLSNAIEGNVSNGEAEDKVEDVQATLKHITNKYTASLPKIEHKALQVPSQSNIILTGSTGSLGSYLLDVLLSEPSIQKVYCLNRSSDAFERQRSSFHDRQLNVKALLSPKAEFLTTNLDDKTLGLSQSKYTELLNKTDAIVHNAWKVDFNLSVHSFEKDHIRGTRNLLDLCISSPKTAHMYFVSSIATTSGWDPSRGKIPEDILPDTVEPPLQGYGQSKYVAENICLAASTRSSVPVTILRVGQVAGPTTKSGGYWNLDEWFPSLVFTSKSMGSIPESLDMPVEWIPVVQNTLAQVVLEIIHQSDENNLGYTFTNNSEAHRSKSRESTGLGSGTWRNRCCHC
- a CDS encoding putative pantothenate transporter: MRRQNAARPENGDPTVLPNGFIDHKEPFTTISRSQDKPTTESDNSISILNERRWFHWHEPGTSKADKKLIFKLDWFLLSFSCLYFFIKQLDGNNISNAYVSGMKEELGFGPGNELSWMNTYFNIGQIVGGPLSNLALTVIRPRFWLPGCLVAWSLFVLFLFKCNTASQFYGLRFCIGFFESAAWPGVQYVLGCWYRKSEMARRSGLFVMSGVLGQMFSGYLQSALFTGMEGKGGMSSWRWLFIFDFVLAVPVAIYGIIFYPDTPENTTAFYLSESERERARSRISEEGRTPVGKMDGTVFTRILASWQLYTFSLGYAFWTLTCGSYVTQYFSIWLKSLNVYSVPQINNIPTALGAVNFFFMLTSGFVADKIGRRGPVCFAVGCLLTFCFAVFTAWPASRHLKMAAFILSGCYGCYTPLLAGWVNSSCGGDQQLRAFTLAFMVSLGQAVVIPFQQLQFPSGEAPTFTRTHGWVSGLCFVIILTLWTGFGIELVEWLVGRKEKGKGVIVEESNVDA
- a CDS encoding PLAC8 family-domain-containing protein yields the protein MPEATEKIYRSWPHGPPTYSQANPSHSRDITQNPDWNYSLFDCCDPGSLCLMSWCLPCLTFGKTQARNHDATLNGFSYCNADCTIFTGLGLIYSHWIIQTIRRGEMRERYGIKGSCCGDGCATFFCSCCALVQEEKEAELRTRAELGYQMTPGMEYK
- a CDS encoding Alpha/Beta hydrolase protein — its product is MVEFVTINGAQLAYRLAGPANAPLIVTLHGGRGFGDHKSDFHAFLPLSSDYRLLSFDFRGHGRSSRTEPYSFRQLVEDIEGLRRHFVGGENPCIICGGSFGGFLAQQYAITYPSHVSHLILRGTAPSHHHEAEAIQVLEGRMHRAPGLSTRMLRDKIFGQFGSDLEFQLIMYAAAPLYSESFNADIAFGRNLDTVFYAKSHNDLYAEPEKFFDYRDDLSTVTAKTLIIVGERDWICPPAQSRVIASLIPNAHLEVIQDANHSVHVEKNAEVIGHIRKHLMRPAAIS